The Nerophis ophidion isolate RoL-2023_Sa linkage group LG07, RoL_Noph_v1.0, whole genome shotgun sequence genome contains a region encoding:
- the thoc5 gene encoding THO complex subunit 5 homolog has translation MSADPLKKRKSKVLRNEAGPTEVKRGRSDGEQDLRVYNEEVEFESRNPEQDFRQYKESCESLAKLMDEIHELKTNGAKEGSAEVERRRLQSCIHFLTLKKLNRLAHMRLKKGRDQTHEAKQKVDVLHLQLQNLLYEVMHLQKEISKCLEFKSKHEEIDLVTEEEFYQDAPQEISRPQLTKNDPHQLTLARLDWELEQRKRLAEQYKESQATKEKIQKSIEVKKEHLRSLQPGLNAIMQASVPVQDYLSMPVEQTQKQTEIAQHLPPPLYVLFVQANAYGQACDKHLSLSISGDVDEARALSKPPEDSQDDDSDSDAEEEQEKTKRRRPTAGGQLDDKRREMLKRHPLSLSLDLMCKDGSVLHLFFYYLMNLNIMTVKAKVSASTDVTTAISAGELVKSDTLLSCLYANDHGRETPNPANRYQFDKVGIVSFADYVEELGHAYKWVQNLGGLHFPSDSSEGALMGSSLSASHMENTMKRLRGRILSRLALQKQFASLEHSIIPITSECLHLFPAKILSRLTSWTTIPYEDYLALPFTCHVTDAGLAKETDMYFSAMVERGTARLQAVVALNPRYPEICPIFSLLLNWKGERSGRTDDNLRAMESEVNVFKKELQGPRPGHQLLTNQIARLCVILDVYLETEEQDDGVEGPREFPREKMCLRTVRGPNRLKPFKYNHPLGLFTHR, from the exons ATGTCTGCAGACCCGCTGAAGAAGCGAAAATCGAAGGTTCTTCGCAATGAAGCGGGACCTACTGAGGTGAAGCGAGGCAGGAGTGATGGAGAACAG GACTTACGTGTTTACAATGAAGAAGTGGAATTTGAAAGCAGGAACCCTGAGCAGGACTTCCGCCAGTATAAAGAATCATGTGAAAGTCTCGCCAAACTAATGGATGAAATACATGAGCTTAAAACCAATGGAGCCAAAGAAGGG TCTGCTGAAGTTGAACGGAGACGGTTGCAGAGCTGCATCCACTTTTTGACTTTAAAAAAACTTAACCGACTGGCTCACATGCGGCTAAAGAAAGGCAGAGACCAAACCCATGAG GCCAAACAGAAAGTAGATGTGCTGCATCTCCAGTTGCAGAATCTATTGTATGAAGTTATGCATCTTCAGAAGGAAATTAGCAAATGTTTGGAGTTCAA gtCTAAACACGAGGAAATTGACTTGGTGACCGAAGAAGAGTTTTACCAGGATGCACCTCAGGAGATTTCCAGGCCacaactcaccaaaaatgatcctCACCAGCTTACCCTGGCGCGATTAGACTGGGAGCTTGAGCAGAGGAAAAG GTTGGCGGAGCAATACAAAGAGTCTCAGGCCACCAAGGAGAAGATCCAAAAGAGTATTGAGGTCAAGAAAGAACATCTGAGGAGCTTGCAACCTGGCCTGAATGCCATCATGCAG GCCTCTGTCCCAGTGCAAGACTACCTGTCTATGCCCGTCGAACAAACACAGAAACAAACAGAGATTGCCCAGCATCTGCCGCCACCCCTCTATGTCCTTTTCGTCCAAGCAAATGCATACGGCCAGGCTTGTG acaaacacCTGAGTTTGTCAATCAGTGGGGATGTTGATGAGGCCAGGGCTCTGTCTAAACCACCTGAGGATTCTCAGG ATGATGACAGTGACTCTGACGCAGAGGAAGAGCAAGAAAAAACG AAGAGGAGAAGGCCAACTGCTGGCGGCCAGCTTGATGACAAAAGACGAGAAATGCTGAAGAGGCACCCACTGTCCCTCTCTCTTGACCTGATGTGTAAAG ATGGAAGCGTCCTCCATCTTTTCTTCTACTACCTGATGAATCTCAACATTATGACCGTCAAGGCTAAGGTGTCTGCATCCACAGACGTCACCACAGCCATCAGCGCAGG AGAGCTGGTAAAATCCGATACGCTTTTAAGCTGTCTGTATGCCAACGATCATGGCAGAGAAACACCCAATCCAGCCAACCGCTATCAGTTTGATAAAGTTGG GATTGTGTCTTTTGCTGACTATGTGGAGGAGTTGGGCCATGCTTACAAGTGGGTTCAGAATCTTGGGGGGTTACATTTCCCCAGTGATTCCTCAGAG GGTGCACTCATGGGCAGTTCTTTGAGTGCCAGCCATATGGAAAACACCATGAAGCGTCTGAGGGGACGGATCTTGTCCCGCTTGGCCTTGCAAAAGCAGTTTGCCTCACTTG AACACAGCATCATCCCCATCACTAGTGAGTGTCTGCACCTCTTTCCAGCCAAGATACTTTCCCGTTTAACTAGTTGGACCACCATCCCTTACGAGGATTACCTG GCTCTGCCATTTACCTGTCATGTTACTGATGCCGGGCTGGCAAAAGAGACTGACATGTATTTTTCTGCAATGGTGGAGAGAGGGACAG CTCGTCTCCAGGCTGTGGTGGCGCTGAATCCCCGTTACCCAGAAATATGTCCTATCTTTTCCCTTTTGCTCAACTGGAAGGGAGAGCGCAGTGGCCGCACTGATGACAACCTTCGG GCCATGGAGAGCGAAGTAAACGTGTTTAAAAAAGAACTACAGGGCCCACGTCCCGGCCATCAGCTCCTGACCAATCAGATTGCACGCCTCTGTGTCATTCTGGATGTCTACCTGGAGACTGAAGAACAGGACGATGGCGTGGAGGGGCCACGGGAGTTTCCCAGAGAAAAGATGTGCTTGCGCACTGTAAG GGGTCCAAATCGTCTGAAGCCTTTCAAATACAACCATCCTCTGGGCCTTTTCACTCATCGTTAA